GCCCCTGGGCGGTGGCCGTCGCGGCGATGAACGTCACCGGGGTGGCGCTCACGCTCGGGCGCGCGGCGAGCCTGGCGCTGCTCGCCGTCGCGGTACTGCTCGCCGTCTACTCGCTCGCCGGGAGCGAGGCGCTGTTGGGCGCGACGCTCCTCGGCGTCGTCGGGACGCTCCTCGGCGTCGCCGTCGCGGTCGGACTGCTCCCGGGACCGGGTGCGACGATACAGGCGGCGCTCGACGAACGCATCAGGGACTGGACGCTGTCGTATCGGGCGTTCGCCGAACGGCCGGTGCTCGGGTGGGGGATCGTCGACTCGCACGGCGCGGCCGAGCGGCTCTACGGAGCGGGGTTCACCGGCATCCACAGCAGCTACATCCGGATGTTCGTCATCGGCGGCGTCGTCGGCGGCCTCGCCTACGTGGCGCTGTTCGTCTCGGCGCTCACACTGGCGTACAGGGGCGTCCGCGAGTCGGCGTTCGACGGGCTACGAGGTCGAATACGGGAGCCGACGGCGCTCGAACTCGTCTACGGGAGGGAGGCGGCCGCACCGCTGGCGGTCGGCGCGTACTCGCTGGTCGTGCTGGTGCTCGTCTTCCAGCTGTTCGACGGGGCGACGGTCTTCGGGACGAACCTCTCGTCGGTGCTCTGGGCGCTCGCGGTGGGCTACACCCAGCCGACGTCCGCGTTGAGTGAGCTCTCGCTCCATCTCGGCGTGACTGGAGAGAGAGACGCGTAACGAGCGGAGCGAAGAGAGCCCGCGCGAGCCCCATCGGAGACCCGCACGACGCTGACCGATCGATCACTGCGTCGCGTAGAGCTGTGCGTACTTCCCGTCGCCCTCGACGAGTTCGTCGTGCGGGCCGCTCTCGACGATCTCGCCCGCGTCGAGCGTGTAGATCCGGTCGGCGTTGCGGACCGTCGAGAGCCGGTGGGCGATGGCGATCATCGCGTAGCCCCGGTCCATCGATTCGATCGCCGACTGGACCTCCTCTTCGATGTTCGTGTCCAGGTCCGACGTCGCCTCGTCGAGGACGAGCAGGTCCGCGTCCTTCAACAGCGCGCGGGCGAGCGAGACGCGCTGGCGCTGACCCCCGGAGAGCCGCACGCCGTTGTCCCCGAGGACCGTATCGTAGCCATCGGGTAGCTGCCCGACGTACTCGTCGATGTGTGCGAGTTCGCACGCCCGCTGGAACTCGCGCTCGGTGGCCGCCTCGTTGCCGATCATCACGTTCTCCCTGAGCGAGCGGTTGAAGATGAAGGGGTCCTGGCGGACGAACGCGATGCGTTCACGCCACTTGGTGAGGTCGATCTCCTCGATCGGCACCCCGTTGGCCGTGATCCGCCCGGAGTCGATCTCGTAGAGCCGCGCCAAAAGCGAGACGATCGTCGACTTCCCGGCCCCGGACTGGCCGACGAACGCGACGAACTCGTTCTCGTCGACCGAAAAGGAGACGTTCTTCAGGACCGGCTCTTCCTCCTCGCCGGTGTCGTAGGTGAACGAGACGTCCTCGAACCCGATCGGCGTCGGCGGGCGTGGGACCTCCCTCGTACCGGAGTCGAGTTCGGCCTGCGCCTCCAGTTCGCGGACGAACTCCTGGGTGCGAATCAGGTGCGGGAGCCGCCCCTCGACCTTGTAGAACCGGTTGTTCGCCCGGCTGACGACGGGTGCCAGCTGGAACATCGCGAAGAGGAAGACGCCGAGCGCGCCCAGCGACATGTTCGCGAACGTGAGCGCGACATAGATCATCCCGAAGACTACGAGCGCCGCCGCGAGGTTGTAGAAGGCGTCGATCGCCTCCTCGTTCCGCCCGAGTTTGACGTAGGAGGTGACGAACTGGTCGATCGCCTCGTTGAACGTACCCAGGACGTCGTCGCCCTTCGTGTAGAGCTTGACGTCCCGGATCCCCTGCGTGGCCGCCTGTGCGGACTCCTGGATCCGCTCGTTCGCGTCCGCAACCCGATCACCCAGCGTGTAGCCCGGTTCGAGGACGTATCTGATGAGGTACGTCAGCCCCCCGAGGAGGACGAGCGCGAGCACCGTCAGCTGTGGGGCGAGGTAGAAGGCGACGGCGAGGTACATCACCCCCAGGAGCACCTGTTCGAAGAACTGGATGAAGTCCCGGATCACCTTCCCGGCGTACTCGGCCTGGGTGACGATCGCGTTCATGATGTCGTCGGAGCCGTGCTGGTCGAAGTACGCGATCCGCGCGTCGACCGACCGCTCGATCGACAGCGTCTGGAGGTGTCGCATGTACTCCGTGTAGAGCGCGATCCGTAGCCAGCCGACCATGAACGTCGCGGTGTAGCGCGCGGTCATCACCAGCGCGAGGCCGAGGACGATGTAGCCCAGCGTGAACGGGACGCCGACCGTGTCGTAGGCCATCGCGAACGCCCCGACGAGACCACCTTCTGCGGTCGGGTCGTCCGGTGTCTGAACCACCTCGATGATCGGCATGAGGAAGCTCAGCCCGACCCCCTGGAGGAGGGCGGCGAGCGCACTGAACGCGATGATGAACGCCGTCAGGACGGGTTTGAACATCGCGACGCGCCAGAACGCACGCGCCTTCTCGCGGAGAGAGAGGTCCTCCGTCTCCCGATCCGGTTCCATTGGAGACGTCTTACGGAGTCCGCTATTTCAACCTGCCGAGTTAACGAGAGGATGAGCAACGGTCGGTACCGACGGTTACCGCTTCGGTCGGGCCGAGGCACGCTCGGCGACGGATCCGTCGAGGACGTAGGTGAGATAGAGTTCGGTCGCGACGCTGTCGAACGGGTACGGAAGCTTCGTACAGAGTCGCCGTTTCAGGCTGGCGGTGTAGTTCGGTTCGTGGATCGGCAGCGGGTGGCTCAGTTCCTCGGAGATCGTCGCGTCCGCGAACCACTCGAGGAACTCGTTCACGCCGTCGTACGGTAGGTCCACCCGATCGGGGTCGACCCGCTCTTGCATCTCGATCCAGAACCGCGCTTTCACGCTGTCGGCGGTGAACCGCTCTCCCTCGACGTGCGACCGGATCCGGTCGAAGGTCCTCTCGTCGACCTCGAAGCCGTACTCTTCCGGGTCGTGGCCGGCGACGAGGAAGCCGGTGATCGTGTGGAGACAGGTCCCACACCGGTTGCACGAGAGCGAGTCCTCGCCGCCCTCGTCACAGCTACTGATCTCCCAGGCGGTCTCCCGGCCCGCGAAGTACTCGCCGATCAGTTCGATCTTCTCCTGGCGCGTGGTCCCGACCGCGTCGGACTCGACGGCCGTCCCCGACCAGCGGAGCGTGTCCACCAGCCGTGGCTGTGCGGAGTTGGGAAACCCCTCGTGGGGCATGTAATCGGCCGACTGGTAGATCCGCGTGATCCCCTCGTTGTGGGTGATCGGCGCCGTGAGCCCCGGGTAGCCGATGCCGAAGTACATCGTCCGGTCCCAGGAGTCGTTGAGCAGGTGTCTGAAGTAGAGGTTCACCGTGAACTTATCGACCATCGACTTCACGTTCGTCTCGACGTAGTGGGCGGTGAGACCGTTCTCCTCGGCGAACGCATCGATCATCGTCGAGCGTTTCCTCCAGGTGTTCTCGCGGGTCTCGCGCTCCTTTCTGACCGTGATGAGGTGGGGCTCTTCCTCCCGGTGGTTGAGGTACGTCGTCGTCGAGTCCACGCCACCGGTGAAGAGCACGCCTACCGCTCGCTCCGTCCGTGGTGATCGGGTGTTCACGACCGTCTCGTACCGGATCGGCTCGACCCGGTCGAACGGGGCGTCGGGGTACTGGTCGGCGTACGCTCGCTGGAGCGCCGAGAGCGAGCGGAGAACGCGTGAGTCGACCCGACCGACGGACACCTCGGTGCCGGTGATCCACGCGAGCGGACAGAGCGTGGTGAGAAGCGGGACGACGAGAATGCTCTCGGGGACCGCGGAGACGTCCTCCGAGTACCGGACGTACGGATCGACACCGGTCAGAAACCGCCCGAACCGACGCGAGTACGAGAGGTCGTAGCGCACCTCGGTACCGTCGTGGACCGAGATGGCATCTATCGAGACGGAGGGCCGGGTGTTTAACACGTTACGTGTCGCTTAGGACCAGTATACTCTAAACGTTACTATACGAATCCGGGAGAATGATTGCGAGACGCGAAGAGACGGTCGCGTCGTCTACACCTTCCTCGGCCCGGTTTCACTCGGGCGGAACGCGATACTGTATGTCGGCCGAGGTGTCCGTCGGTGTGCGGGCGAGTCGTCCGGGGAGAAGCGGATGTTTAACTACTTCCCCTCTACTGCTACGGGCATGAGCAGAGCGAACCGGTGGGCCCGCCTCGGTCGGCAGCCCGCCGACCTGCTGGGCGACGGTCTACCGGGCCGGATCGGGTCGCTCTCGCGGCGGGCAGCCAGGGTCTATCGCGAGGAGGGGATCGGATACGCGGGAAAACGGCTGATCGAGGAAGGGCCACTGGGGGGGCTCCGGCGAGCGCACCCGGATCTATACTGGCGGGTCGCACCGGAGTACCACCGACGTGCGTACACGAGGGACATCGACCGGTACGACGCGCCGCTCGACCCGTTCAAGGTCGAGTCCGTCGATCCGGCGCGGATCGCGCGGTCGTCGCTGCGGCCGTATCCGGCGTGGGAGGGGAAATCCCGGCTGTTCGGAACCGTCGTGGGAGGAGACTGGGATCGACCGCGACCAGACCACGAGGGGATCGCCAGGGGCCCGAACGCCTCGTGGGGGGAGAACGCCCTCTTCGAGAACAAGCTCACCTACCGGGCGTTCGAGGAGCACTTCGTCGACGGCGTCGAGTGGGAGGAGATCGACCTGATCCGAGAGCGACTGGAGGAAGCACGCCGGGGAAAGGAAGCCTGGCAGGGCTGTCACTCGCCGGAGGAGATCCTCGAGCAATGTCGCTTCTTCGACGAGCTCTACGAGGAGATCCGGACCTCGGGGTTCAAGAGCCAACGCGAGCTACGCGACCGCGACCCGGAGCGCTATGAGAGCTTCCGTCACCTCGTGGCGGGGGAGGTGCTCGTCGACGTCGGCCGGACGGGCGAACTCCTCCACGTCGCCGGCGACCATCGCACCTCGATCGCGAAGATCCTCGGCCTAGAGACGATCCCGGTCGGGTTCCTCGTCAGGCACAGCGAGTGGATGGCCTACCGCGACCGACTGTACGAGAGCGGATCGATCCCGGACCACCCCGACCTCCGGGACCTCCAGTAGCTCCTCCGGCGCTGATCCGAATCGCTCGATGGACAACGGGGGAGATATACGTCGGACTCGAAAAGGTCCCGGTAGAATGACGCTCGAAGTAGCCGTGATCGGCACCGGACCCGATCCCGAGGAGGCCGGTGGCGTGGGATACGCGATGGGGTACCGTCACGCCTCCGCGTACGAACGAATCGACGACTGTGAGCTGAGCGCCTGCGTCGACATCGTCGAGGAGAACGCGCTCGCGTTCGCCGACCGGTACGACCTCGGCGCGGAGAGCGTCTACACGGACCATCGGATCATGCTCGAGGAGACTTCGCCGGACCTGGTCAGCGTCTGCACGCCGGCGAACACGCACGCCGATCTCGTCGCCGACTGTGCCGACGCCGGGGTGGGCGCGATCCACTGCGAGAAGCCGATGGCGTCGACCTGGAGAGACTGCGAGCGGATGGTCGAGGTCTGCGAGGCCGAAGGCGTCTCGCTTTCGATCAACCACCAGCGCCGGTTCGCCGGGCCGTTCCGACAGGCGAAGGTGCTGCTCGACGACGGCGAGATCGGCGACCTCGAACGGATCGAGGTCGGCGGGAAGAACCTCTACGACTTCGGCACCCACCTCTTCGATCTCTGCGCCTACTTCACCGGAGGGGCCGACCCGGAGTGGGTGCGCGCGCTGCTCGTCTACGACGACGAGGACGTCCGCTACGGCGTCCACAACGAGAACCGGGCGATGAGCGAGTGGGTCTACGACACCGGAGTCACGGGGTTCGCGGAGACGGGCGTGGGCGATCGAAGATCCCTGATGACGCTCCGCGGGAGCGAGGGGACGATCGAGATCGGTCGCGAGAACGGTCCCTCGCTCCGGGTAAGAGGGAGTACCGAAGACGAGTGGCGGTCGATCGACACGGGGATGGAGCGGGTCTCGCACGTGGTGGTCGAGCCGAGCCTCCCGGTCGTCGCGCTCAGGAGAGCCGACGACGCGCTTCCCGGCCCCCAGCTCCTGCGGCCGATCGCCGAGCGGATCCACGAACGCGGTCGGGATCCGTTCTTCGAGCCGTACATCCACAGGGCGCTTCGAGAGGTGGTCGACGCCACGCTGGAGGGCAGGGAGTCGGTGCTTCGCGCCGAGACCGCGCTGTCGGCGACGGAGCTTATCTTCGGGAGCTGGGAGTCCGCACGTCGACAAGAGCGGGTCGAGCTTCCACTGGAGATCGAGGACAACCCGCTCGAAGCGATGGTCGAGGAGGGACGGCTGCGGCCGAGCTAACTCAGCGACCGCCCCGCAGACCAGGGTGACGTATCGGGTGTGCGCGGCGAGTTCGACGGTCGATCCCTCCGGTCGAACTCGTGGAGTGGCCGGACGTCCGGGTGGTCGAGATGTCGACGCTCCCGCTCGTCGAGGTCGTCGACGGAGGCGGCGCTCGCGACGACCTCCCGGATCGCCTCCCACCGTTCGTGACGAACGACGACGAACACGGGGATACGGTCGATGCCGAGGACCTTCGCGAGCGCCAGGCGATGGTGGCCCTCCCAGTTGTTGAAGATCAGCGTTCCGTCCCGTCCGACGTTCACCGGAACGTTTCGAGTGGGGTCCGACGATGGCTCGTAGCCGTCTCGAAGCATCGACCGGTAGAGCGACTCACAGATACCGATCCGCTGCTCGACGGCCTGGACGTCGTACAACTCACCCATCAACAGCATGTGTTGGGCGTACTCCGTCTCCATCCAGTCGACCCCATCGAGGTAGTGATCCGCGAAGGCGCTGTACACCCGGTCGAACCGATACGGCTTACGGTGTCGGTCCCACTCCCCCGGGACGACCCTCCCTCCGAAGAACTGGACCGGAAAGTACGCCTTCGATAGCTCGTGTTTGGTTATCAGGCCCTTCTCGGTCCTGTAGCTGGTCGCCGGGTGCCGACCCTCGATCAGGAAATGCGTGATCGAACCCGGATCGACGTCGATGACGTCGGCGCCGAGCGACGTTCGCCGGTAGGCTCGTCGGACCCGAACCCGTCTCGCAGCCTGGCGAACACGGCTCGACGCAGCAGAGAGGAGGGCGACGAACCCGTCCTCGCGCCACTTTCCGACCGCCCTCGACGGAAGCTCGCGAACGGCCATCGGGGACACTATCGTCGGCGTGCTATATACGGGCTGTGGTGGTCGAACCGATCTCACCGCCCGAACAGCGCCTCGACCGGTCGTCGGAAGCCTCCGATCACCGAACTCGATCGATCCTCCCGGTCGAACGCGTGGAGCGAGGTCACGTCCGGGCGGTCGAGATGATCGCGTCCTCGATCGCCGAGATCGTCGACCGAGTCGGCGCTCGCGACCGCCTCGCGGATCGCCTGCCACTCCGCGTGTCGAACGACGACGGTCACGGGGATTCGGTCGACATCGAGTATCTTCGCCACCGCCAGCCGGTGGTGGCCGTCCTCGTTGTTGAAGGTCAGTTCCCCGTCCCGGCCGACGTTGACGGCGACCTTTCGGTCCTCTCTCGGCTCGGGTTCGTATCCCTCGCTCGCCACGTCGCGATTGAGCGCGTCACAGCGGTCGGTTCGGCGGTCGAAGAAGCCGTGGCCGTACAGTTCGTTGAGCACCAGCATGTGCTGGCCGTACTCCGTCTCCTCCCACCCCTTCCCCTCGACGAAGCACTCTCTGGCCGCGAGGTGGACCCGGTCGAACCAGTGGGATTTCGTGTATCGATCCCACTCTCCGGGGACGATCGCCCCTTTTAACCGGTCGATCGGGAAGTGAGCTTGTCGAGTTCGTGTTTCGTCGCGAAGCCGTTCTTCACCCGGTAGCTCGTCGCGGGGTGCTCGCCCTCGACGAGGTACCGCTCGATCCGGCCGGGGTCGACCTCGATCACGGTCGTCCCGTCCGGGACGGAGGCGTAGGTCCTCGCTACCCGAAACCGGTCGAATCGGTCGGAGAGTCGTTCGTGTGCGACGGAGAGTACGGTCAGCGGGCCCTCCTCGTGAAACCGTCGGAGAGCCTTCCGGACGAGCGATAGACCACTCATTGCTCAGTCATAGGGGAGGCGAGGAATAAACGGGAGGATCGCCTACGAACCGTGTGGACGGATCGCACGCCCCGGTCTACTGTGGATCGTCGACGACCGCATCCAGGCGGTCCGAGAGCTCGTCGGGGTCGACCAGCAGGTCGTCGTGCGGGTCGTGGGCGACCGGCTCGACGACCATCGGTTCGTACTCGAAGCCGAGC
This region of Halalkalicoccus sp. CGA53 genomic DNA includes:
- a CDS encoding O-antigen ligase family protein translates to MRKDRLHRADEPRDRPRTPNHPETVAFAAFLLACVLGLSVFVTPSAGRLVALVGLLAFLAVVLLYRWRPEQRRLDLSLRTHPAIVVPTLVLWAVFVLTLLRNPTPAAFVHTAAFVVFSGVALFVVPGVVSRERAFVVIALLGAFGFLTSVPTVLWGNFTLLGYPFDQAGPQRVVLDFAFYPPSSILESRNYLRVLFAFGAVCAAALYVERRRPWAVAVAAMNVTGVALTLGRAASLALLAVAVLLAVYSLAGSEALLGATLLGVVGTLLGVAVAVGLLPGPGATIQAALDERIRDWTLSYRAFAERPVLGWGIVDSHGAAERLYGAGFTGIHSSYIRMFVIGGVVGGLAYVALFVSALTLAYRGVRESAFDGLRGRIREPTALELVYGREAAAPLAVGAYSLVVLVLVFQLFDGATVFGTNLSSVLWALAVGYTQPTSALSELSLHLGVTGERDA
- a CDS encoding ABC transporter ATP-binding protein; this encodes MEPDRETEDLSLREKARAFWRVAMFKPVLTAFIIAFSALAALLQGVGLSFLMPIIEVVQTPDDPTAEGGLVGAFAMAYDTVGVPFTLGYIVLGLALVMTARYTATFMVGWLRIALYTEYMRHLQTLSIERSVDARIAYFDQHGSDDIMNAIVTQAEYAGKVIRDFIQFFEQVLLGVMYLAVAFYLAPQLTVLALVLLGGLTYLIRYVLEPGYTLGDRVADANERIQESAQAATQGIRDVKLYTKGDDVLGTFNEAIDQFVTSYVKLGRNEEAIDAFYNLAAALVVFGMIYVALTFANMSLGALGVFLFAMFQLAPVVSRANNRFYKVEGRLPHLIRTQEFVRELEAQAELDSGTREVPRPPTPIGFEDVSFTYDTGEEEEPVLKNVSFSVDENEFVAFVGQSGAGKSTIVSLLARLYEIDSGRITANGVPIEEIDLTKWRERIAFVRQDPFIFNRSLRENVMIGNEAATEREFQRACELAHIDEYVGQLPDGYDTVLGDNGVRLSGGQRQRVSLARALLKDADLLVLDEATSDLDTNIEEEVQSAIESMDRGYAMIAIAHRLSTVRNADRIYTLDAGEIVESGPHDELVEGDGKYAQLYATQ
- a CDS encoding Gfo/Idh/MocA family protein — translated: MTLEVAVIGTGPDPEEAGGVGYAMGYRHASAYERIDDCELSACVDIVEENALAFADRYDLGAESVYTDHRIMLEETSPDLVSVCTPANTHADLVADCADAGVGAIHCEKPMASTWRDCERMVEVCEAEGVSLSINHQRRFAGPFRQAKVLLDDGEIGDLERIEVGGKNLYDFGTHLFDLCAYFTGGADPEWVRALLVYDDEDVRYGVHNENRAMSEWVYDTGVTGFAETGVGDRRSLMTLRGSEGTIEIGRENGPSLRVRGSTEDEWRSIDTGMERVSHVVVEPSLPVVALRRADDALPGPQLLRPIAERIHERGRDPFFEPYIHRALREVVDATLEGRESVLRAETALSATELIFGSWESARRQERVELPLEIEDNPLEAMVEEGRLRPS
- a CDS encoding ParB N-terminal domain-containing protein; this encodes MAVRELPSRAVGKWREDGFVALLSAASSRVRQAARRVRVRRAYRRTSLGADVIDVDPGSITHFLIEGRHPATSYRTEKGLITKHELSKAYFPVQFFGGRVVPGEWDRHRKPYRFDRVYSAFADHYLDGVDWMETEYAQHMLLMGELYDVQAVEQRIGICESLYRSMLRDGYEPSSDPTRNVPVNVGRDGTLIFNNWEGHHRLALAKVLGIDRIPVFVVVRHERWEAIREVVASAASVDDLDERERRHLDHPDVRPLHEFDRRDRPSNSPRTPDTSPWSAGRSLS
- a CDS encoding ParB N-terminal domain-containing protein — its product is MLVLNELYGHGFFDRRTDRCDALNRDVASEGYEPEPREDRKVAVNVGRDGELTFNNEDGHHRLAVAKILDVDRIPVTVVVRHAEWQAIREAVASADSVDDLGDRGRDHLDRPDVTSLHAFDREDRSSSVIGGFRRPVEALFGR